In one Chitinophaga sancti genomic region, the following are encoded:
- a CDS encoding glycoside hydrolase family 97 protein codes for MRSFYLSCLCVLLSVLSVSAQELKSPDGNFILDFKLNNGVPVYTLQYKGKTVVNESKLGFELKGLGSLSKDFTIKGTSAKSADETWQTVWGQQKEIRDYHNELFVQLTQSGTGRTLDIRFRLFNDGLGFRYEFPIQPDLRHFTIVNEMTEFNLAKDYKAFWLPGDYDTNEFETVTSKISEISSLIAKAREPMAANSPTPNLAVQTPLMLKSDDGLYVNIHEAALVNYPAMCLNVDDQHFVLSAHLTPDKLGNRGYIQTGSTSPWRTIVVSDDARQILASTLILNLNEPCAIADPSWIKPVKYVGVWWEYFTGGGSTWQYTDYQDITIGKTDYKTLKPNGHHGANTAHVKEMIDFAAKNGFDAVLVEGWNEGWEDNTANVKEHVYSFTKAYPDFDVAELHNYASQKGVKIIMHHETTSAVTSYERQLDDAFQFMADNGYNSVKTGYVGPIQPHSEYHDGQYMVNHYLHVAQTAAKYKIMVDSHEAVRPTGLCRTWPNWLAQESARGTEFESFGGNRPDHTCVLPFTRLMGGPMDYTPGIFEGNLSVYGKSTAKLSTTLVKQLALYVTMYSPLQMAADLPENYNKFADAFQFIKDVAVDWDQSYVLEAEPGDYITIARKAKGKDEWYIGGITDENAREAVIKFDFLPAGKKYTATVYADDKDISWKVNPQKYTIKKIVVTNKTVLKQKLAPSGGVAISVKA; via the coding sequence ATGCGCAGCTTTTATCTATCATGCTTATGCGTGCTGCTGTCTGTTTTGTCAGTCAGTGCACAGGAGCTGAAATCACCAGATGGGAATTTTATTTTAGATTTCAAACTGAACAATGGAGTACCCGTATACACTTTACAGTATAAGGGCAAAACAGTCGTCAATGAAAGTAAACTGGGTTTTGAACTCAAAGGATTGGGATCACTCAGTAAGGATTTTACAATCAAAGGAACTTCCGCTAAATCAGCCGATGAAACCTGGCAGACGGTGTGGGGGCAGCAAAAAGAGATCAGGGATTACCACAATGAATTGTTCGTACAACTGACGCAGTCAGGCACCGGCAGGACATTGGATATCCGGTTCCGTTTATTTAATGATGGCCTGGGTTTCAGGTATGAGTTCCCGATCCAGCCGGATCTGCGTCACTTCACTATTGTGAATGAAATGACTGAATTCAACCTTGCTAAGGACTACAAAGCATTCTGGTTGCCGGGTGACTATGACACGAATGAATTTGAAACGGTGACTTCCAAAATTTCGGAGATCAGTTCCCTGATCGCGAAAGCCAGGGAGCCAATGGCAGCAAATTCTCCAACACCTAACCTGGCCGTACAAACACCGCTCATGCTGAAATCAGATGATGGCCTGTATGTAAATATCCATGAGGCGGCGCTGGTGAATTATCCTGCAATGTGTCTGAATGTAGATGATCAGCATTTTGTATTAAGTGCGCACCTGACTCCTGATAAACTGGGGAACAGGGGATATATCCAGACCGGTAGCACCAGCCCATGGAGAACTATTGTGGTGAGTGATGATGCCCGCCAGATCCTGGCCTCTACCCTGATCCTGAATCTGAATGAGCCTTGTGCTATTGCAGATCCAAGCTGGATTAAACCAGTGAAATATGTAGGTGTATGGTGGGAATACTTTACCGGTGGCGGATCTACCTGGCAGTATACTGATTACCAGGATATCACGATTGGTAAAACCGATTACAAAACTTTAAAGCCAAATGGTCATCATGGTGCCAATACAGCACATGTAAAAGAAATGATCGACTTTGCTGCAAAGAACGGATTTGATGCCGTGCTGGTAGAAGGCTGGAATGAAGGTTGGGAAGATAATACAGCAAATGTAAAGGAGCATGTCTATAGCTTTACGAAAGCGTATCCTGATTTTGATGTAGCGGAACTGCATAACTATGCATCACAGAAAGGTGTGAAGATCATTATGCACCATGAAACGACATCTGCTGTTACCAGCTATGAGCGTCAGCTGGACGATGCTTTCCAGTTTATGGCAGACAATGGTTACAATTCAGTAAAGACTGGTTATGTAGGTCCAATTCAGCCACATAGCGAATACCATGATGGTCAGTATATGGTGAACCATTACCTGCACGTGGCACAGACAGCAGCGAAGTATAAGATCATGGTAGATTCCCACGAAGCCGTGCGTCCAACCGGATTATGCCGCACCTGGCCTAACTGGCTGGCACAGGAATCTGCGAGAGGTACAGAGTTTGAATCATTTGGCGGTAACAGGCCTGACCATACCTGCGTATTACCATTTACGCGATTGATGGGAGGACCGATGGATTATACCCCAGGGATCTTTGAAGGTAACCTGTCTGTATATGGTAAGAGCACTGCGAAACTGAGCACAACACTTGTAAAACAGCTGGCATTGTATGTTACTATGTACAGCCCTTTGCAGATGGCAGCAGATCTGCCTGAGAATTATAATAAGTTTGCCGATGCTTTCCAGTTTATCAAAGATGTAGCGGTAGACTGGGATCAGTCTTATGTCCTGGAAGCAGAGCCGGGTGATTATATTACGATTGCCAGGAAGGCGAAAGGGAAAGATGAGTGGTATATTGGTGGTATTACCGATGAAAATGCACGTGAGGCGGTGATTAAGTTCGATTTCCTGCCTGCGGGTAAGAAGTATACGGCGACTGTATATGCAGATGATAAAGACATCAGCTGGAAGGTAAATCCACAGAAGTATACGATAAAGAAAATTGTAGTAACGAATAAGACGGTGTTGAAGCAAAAGCTGGCACCGAGTGGTGGGGTGGCGATTAGTGTGAAGGCATAA
- a CDS encoding sodium:solute symporter family protein, with amino-acid sequence MSQLDFIVMGVFALLVLGIGMMFTRVGSRNSSAFFEAGGATPWWINSISLFISYFSAGTFVVWGSIAYKSGFVANGIQLTMVFGGMLVALFIAARWKRTGAVTAAEYIGKRLGKNTQKFYTFLIMLHGLFTTASVLYPVGKMVSVATPLSLNTCILIIGGIIVLYTSAGGLWAVLVTDVVQFVILTAAVMIVIPMALREAGGIHSFVNKAPDGFFNFFNAEYSFGFFLAFLAYQTVYIGGNWAYVQRYTSVSNERNSKKVAWLFTLLYFVSPFIWMLPPMLYRVINPTLSGLQPEGAYMMLCQQVLPAGLIGLVLSGMISASASKANTTINIMAVVFAHDVYKKAINRNASEQSLVQAARFFTVLFGAITIGIAMMVPMIGGIVEMVLATASIAGGALFAPIIWTLYSKRQTATSVISASLCGLVISLGLKLFGGRMDRVWETALGVGIPIIVLLLWEIYYSLTNKEAAPHLLQPITVTNTENENKDAKAQNQFGMKVIASAIAVVGAGIAILGFVATGGTVALYTGLAITVCAIPLFRVAKN; translated from the coding sequence ATGTCGCAACTGGATTTTATCGTCATGGGAGTTTTTGCTCTTCTGGTATTGGGTATTGGGATGATGTTTACCCGGGTAGGCAGCAGGAACTCATCTGCATTCTTTGAAGCCGGTGGTGCTACGCCCTGGTGGATCAATAGTATCTCGTTATTCATCAGCTATTTCTCAGCAGGTACATTTGTAGTCTGGGGTTCTATTGCTTATAAAAGTGGCTTTGTAGCCAATGGTATTCAATTGACTATGGTATTCGGGGGCATGCTGGTGGCCCTCTTTATTGCTGCCAGATGGAAACGTACCGGCGCAGTAACAGCTGCTGAATACATTGGGAAACGATTGGGAAAGAATACCCAAAAGTTCTATACCTTCCTGATTATGCTGCACGGCCTGTTTACGACCGCTTCTGTATTGTACCCTGTAGGGAAAATGGTGAGCGTGGCCACTCCCCTTTCCCTGAATACCTGTATATTAATTATCGGTGGCATCATCGTATTGTACACCTCCGCAGGAGGCTTATGGGCTGTGCTGGTAACGGATGTGGTACAGTTCGTAATTCTCACTGCAGCAGTGATGATCGTGATTCCAATGGCACTCAGGGAAGCAGGTGGCATCCACTCCTTTGTCAACAAGGCACCTGATGGCTTTTTCAATTTCTTCAATGCAGAATATTCATTTGGATTTTTCCTGGCCTTCCTGGCTTATCAAACGGTATACATAGGCGGCAACTGGGCCTATGTACAGCGATATACCAGTGTATCTAATGAACGTAATTCGAAGAAAGTGGCCTGGCTGTTCACCTTATTATATTTTGTAAGTCCGTTTATATGGATGCTGCCACCTATGTTGTACAGGGTGATCAATCCTACCCTGAGTGGACTGCAACCAGAAGGTGCTTATATGATGCTGTGTCAGCAGGTACTGCCAGCTGGTTTGATCGGGTTGGTATTGTCTGGTATGATCTCTGCCAGCGCAAGTAAGGCGAATACAACGATCAATATCATGGCCGTCGTGTTTGCCCATGATGTATACAAGAAAGCAATTAATCGCAATGCAAGTGAGCAATCACTGGTACAGGCGGCAAGGTTCTTCACCGTATTATTTGGTGCAATCACCATCGGGATTGCAATGATGGTACCCATGATAGGGGGAATTGTGGAAATGGTGCTGGCCACGGCCTCCATTGCCGGTGGTGCATTGTTCGCGCCCATTATCTGGACATTGTATTCAAAACGGCAAACTGCTACTTCAGTGATCAGTGCATCTCTGTGTGGACTGGTAATTAGCCTCGGTCTGAAACTGTTTGGAGGCAGGATGGACCGGGTGTGGGAAACGGCATTAGGAGTAGGTATTCCAATAATTGTATTATTGCTTTGGGAGATCTATTACAGCCTTACCAATAAGGAAGCGGCTCCACATTTATTACAACCAATAACAGTGACAAATACTGAAAATGAAAATAAAGATGCAAAAGCGCAGAATCAATTTGGAATGAAAGTAATCGCATCAGCGATTGCAGTAGTAGGCGCTGGTATTGCGATCCTGGGATTCGTTGCTACAGGTGGAACGGTGGCGCTGTATACGGGATTAGCAATAACGGTATGTGCTATACCATTATTCCGGGTGGCTAAGAATTAA
- a CDS encoding glycoside hydrolase family protein, giving the protein MKKINLFMICLLYSVAINAQTVTLTGKQLRIVWQQTSGGWKVKDFRYANQPVAIPSGEYTILYSADKPADTSGIHFQRANGLPWPDTNYHYQINAWKQATTPVALNTAGQAIHFYPSQAKQVSPTEVVFTWASDQATLTATWTLDPQYEGDIRVALHVECKKPGYYSVCSPSAVTIDKQDLAWAVMPGYFQGNEFGKNMVLSYAYGQGIPEMPVLYRERCASSFCPIITTKENISLAVIPDPGSGRDPWESDHNTHQLWQLALSHLNRRAALSPTMYYPVLGEPGSLKQQGDKINYSYRYSLQKGEWHHLLTHAVNDVYGFKKALSLRKNKQTLTSRVEQMHHYLRDRKTSLWNIKDFHGLTIGGQSYLGGVVGSKGDAIKNADYGAMWMLANTSGDQFLKDSVLPYALNFKLAQQQTNPGFFQGAATGQYYLSASQVFTEEWGDFVEPVSLTYYVMLDLGNIILFEPGNDTLKNRLALGADLLLKWQKPDGSWEVAYDRHTLQPLFTDLKDLRPTFYGLMVAYRILHKEAYLKAARKGADWFIENAVNKGHFIGVCGDARYAPDFATAQSAQALSDLYDLTGDKKYQEAAIRTARMYLTAVYTQPLPSSKIKTVKGVPREDWQISQAGLSFEHGGIIGSANGAGPIMLCSHAGMFVRMFQLTGDSLFIEMARAAAIGRDAFVDSATSVATYYWNAMNKGAGPYPHHAWWQVGWITDYLLSEAQLRSGNQIVFPRGFVTPKVGPHESYGFAAGKIYGEEAKLVLQEGLVECDNPNVEYIIGKNAQKTFVVLLNDLGEKVTAKIKVNTSAAQITDMQTGKKIRDLNMVMPGYGIKVLMIQ; this is encoded by the coding sequence ATGAAAAAGATCAACCTCTTCATGATATGTCTGCTTTATAGTGTAGCTATAAATGCGCAGACGGTAACATTGACCGGTAAGCAATTACGCATTGTATGGCAGCAGACATCCGGGGGCTGGAAAGTTAAGGATTTCCGTTATGCCAATCAGCCTGTAGCAATACCTTCTGGAGAATATACCATATTATATTCAGCAGATAAACCAGCAGATACATCCGGCATTCACTTTCAGCGGGCTAACGGACTGCCCTGGCCGGATACAAATTATCATTACCAGATCAACGCATGGAAACAAGCGACTACGCCAGTGGCACTGAATACTGCCGGGCAAGCCATCCATTTTTATCCTTCACAGGCAAAGCAGGTATCACCAACGGAAGTCGTGTTTACCTGGGCCTCGGATCAGGCTACACTAACCGCCACCTGGACCCTGGATCCTCAATATGAAGGGGATATCAGGGTAGCCCTGCATGTGGAATGCAAAAAGCCCGGCTATTATTCTGTGTGCAGCCCCAGCGCGGTAACCATCGATAAACAAGACCTGGCCTGGGCTGTAATGCCGGGATATTTCCAGGGGAATGAATTTGGGAAAAATATGGTGCTGAGTTATGCCTATGGCCAGGGTATACCAGAGATGCCTGTGCTATACAGGGAACGCTGCGCCAGCTCCTTCTGCCCTATCATTACCACGAAGGAAAATATTTCCCTCGCTGTGATTCCCGATCCCGGTTCCGGACGCGACCCCTGGGAAAGCGATCATAATACCCACCAGCTATGGCAGCTGGCCCTTTCACATCTGAACAGGCGGGCAGCGCTTTCCCCTACAATGTACTACCCGGTATTGGGTGAACCCGGCTCATTGAAGCAACAAGGCGACAAAATCAATTATAGCTACCGTTACAGCCTTCAAAAAGGCGAATGGCATCATTTGCTCACTCATGCCGTAAACGACGTTTACGGGTTTAAAAAGGCCCTTTCTCTGCGTAAAAACAAGCAGACCCTCACCAGCAGGGTTGAACAGATGCATCATTACCTGCGGGATAGGAAGACTTCATTATGGAATATCAAAGATTTTCATGGACTGACAATCGGGGGACAATCTTATTTGGGAGGAGTGGTCGGATCAAAGGGAGATGCGATCAAAAATGCGGACTACGGAGCAATGTGGATGCTCGCGAATACCAGCGGGGATCAGTTTTTAAAAGATAGTGTGCTGCCTTATGCTCTGAATTTCAAACTGGCACAGCAGCAGACTAATCCCGGATTCTTTCAGGGGGCTGCCACGGGGCAGTATTACCTTTCAGCAAGCCAGGTATTTACAGAAGAATGGGGAGATTTTGTAGAGCCGGTAAGCCTTACCTATTATGTAATGCTGGATCTCGGGAACATCATACTGTTTGAGCCTGGGAATGACACGTTGAAAAACAGGCTGGCATTGGGAGCCGATCTCTTATTGAAATGGCAGAAACCGGACGGCAGCTGGGAGGTGGCGTATGACAGGCATACACTGCAACCTTTATTTACCGACCTCAAAGACCTGCGACCTACTTTTTATGGCCTGATGGTAGCCTACCGGATCCTTCACAAGGAGGCATACCTGAAAGCTGCCCGGAAAGGTGCTGACTGGTTTATTGAAAATGCTGTCAACAAGGGCCACTTTATCGGGGTATGCGGAGATGCGCGGTATGCACCGGATTTCGCAACAGCACAATCGGCACAGGCGCTATCAGATCTGTATGACCTGACCGGGGATAAGAAATACCAGGAAGCAGCAATTCGTACAGCAAGGATGTACCTGACTGCTGTTTATACCCAGCCCCTGCCTTCTTCAAAGATAAAAACAGTAAAAGGTGTGCCACGCGAAGACTGGCAGATCTCACAGGCGGGATTGAGTTTTGAGCATGGAGGAATCATTGGTTCTGCGAATGGTGCAGGCCCGATCATGTTGTGTAGTCATGCAGGGATGTTTGTAAGAATGTTTCAGCTGACCGGTGATAGTCTTTTTATTGAAATGGCCAGGGCAGCAGCAATCGGCAGAGATGCCTTTGTGGATTCAGCTACAAGTGTCGCCACTTACTACTGGAATGCGATGAACAAAGGAGCTGGCCCCTATCCTCATCATGCCTGGTGGCAAGTGGGATGGATCACTGATTACCTGCTGTCAGAGGCACAGTTAAGATCAGGGAATCAGATCGTCTTTCCAAGAGGCTTCGTAACACCAAAGGTAGGACCGCATGAATCCTATGGCTTTGCAGCAGGAAAGATCTATGGAGAGGAAGCTAAATTAGTTTTACAGGAAGGACTGGTGGAGTGTGATAATCCGAATGTGGAGTATATCATAGGGAAGAATGCGCAAAAGACCTTTGTGGTATTGCTGAATGACCTGGGAGAAAAAGTAACAGCAAAGATTAAGGTGAATACCTCCGCGGCACAAATCACAGATATGCAAACCGGGAAAAAGATCCGTGATTTAAATATGGTGATGCCCGGTTATGGAATAAAAGTATTGATGATACAATAA
- a CDS encoding FAD-dependent oxidoreductase, translating to MIRSESTEKRSCPLVILEAGLIVTGGGLSGICCAVTAAREGLKVVLVQDRSVLGGNASSEIRLWILGATSHMGNNNRWAREGGVVDEILVENTYRNPEGNPVILDSILLDKVTAEPNITLLLNTVVYHVEKKDAETISSLKAFCSQNQTTYELRASLFCDASGDGVVGFLSGAAFRMGAEPMEEFNELFAPSKSYGELLGHSLYFYSKDTGKPVRFVPPSFALMDITEIPKFKSFNAQEFGCKLWWIEYGGRMDTVHDTEKIKWELWKIVYGVWNYIKNSGNFPEAETLTLEWVGMIPGKRESRRFEGDYILKQQDVIEQRMHNDAVAFGGWSLDLHPSDGVYSAQPGCTQWHSKGVYQIPYRCLYSKNIKNLFLAGRIISASHVAFGSSRVMATSAYVAQVAGMAAVLCTEKSVVPATVDVPLLQERLAGSGQYIPFFSYKDSKDLVQTATIKASSELALDGLEEDSEPEPLEIAVAQMLPVQTGSLPVFGLNAYCDVPATLLAEIRICSRRGSYTPDTSLVSFEFNLVPGKNNIQLANDLVITEGQYIFVLLHKNPLVRVSRSFKRITGILSVFNTINPAVSNYGKQAAPAGIGIDSFEFWVAQRRPAGQNIALSLDRPLTDFGAENIRNGTARPTTQANAWVAALSDKAPTLTLTWNEKKPVRKLILSFDTDFDHPMESVLMTHPENVMVFCVRDYIIYDDAGEAIYEKKGNYQTRNVIIFPEPVNTSSLSIRFTHPSEHTPAAVFEVRAY from the coding sequence ATGATCAGATCAGAAAGCACAGAAAAACGTTCCTGCCCCCTCGTAATACTGGAGGCCGGGTTGATTGTCACGGGTGGAGGTTTGTCAGGCATTTGCTGTGCGGTAACAGCTGCCAGGGAAGGATTGAAAGTCGTACTGGTACAGGACAGAAGTGTGCTGGGCGGAAATGCAAGTAGTGAAATCCGTTTATGGATACTGGGCGCCACATCGCATATGGGGAATAATAACCGCTGGGCCAGAGAAGGTGGCGTAGTAGATGAGATCCTCGTGGAAAATACATATCGGAACCCGGAGGGAAATCCGGTAATACTGGATTCAATACTGTTAGATAAGGTAACGGCAGAACCCAATATAACCCTACTCCTGAATACAGTAGTATATCATGTAGAGAAAAAAGATGCTGAAACGATCTCTTCATTGAAGGCCTTTTGCAGCCAGAACCAAACAACGTATGAGCTGAGAGCCTCCCTCTTCTGCGATGCATCTGGTGACGGAGTTGTTGGATTTCTTTCAGGGGCGGCATTCAGAATGGGTGCAGAGCCGATGGAAGAATTCAATGAACTGTTTGCCCCATCAAAAAGTTATGGCGAGTTGTTAGGACATTCCCTCTACTTTTACTCTAAAGATACAGGCAAGCCGGTACGATTCGTGCCACCATCTTTTGCGCTGATGGATATTACGGAAATTCCGAAGTTCAAAAGCTTCAATGCACAGGAGTTTGGCTGTAAATTATGGTGGATTGAATATGGGGGCAGAATGGATACGGTGCATGATACGGAGAAAATCAAATGGGAACTCTGGAAAATTGTATATGGTGTATGGAATTATATCAAGAACAGCGGGAACTTCCCGGAGGCAGAGACGCTAACACTGGAATGGGTGGGAATGATTCCCGGAAAACGCGAAAGCAGGCGTTTTGAAGGTGATTATATCCTGAAGCAGCAGGATGTAATAGAGCAGCGTATGCATAATGATGCAGTGGCATTTGGTGGCTGGAGCCTCGATCTGCATCCTTCAGACGGTGTATATTCTGCACAGCCGGGCTGTACGCAGTGGCACAGCAAAGGAGTATACCAGATACCTTATCGCTGTTTGTATTCAAAGAATATTAAGAACTTATTTTTAGCAGGTCGTATTATCAGCGCATCACATGTGGCCTTTGGATCATCCAGGGTGATGGCGACAAGTGCGTATGTGGCGCAGGTAGCAGGTATGGCAGCCGTGTTGTGCACGGAAAAAAGCGTTGTGCCGGCTACGGTAGATGTTCCCTTATTACAGGAAAGACTGGCGGGCAGTGGACAGTACATTCCTTTTTTTTCCTATAAGGATTCAAAAGACCTGGTACAGACGGCTACAATAAAAGCAAGTAGTGAGCTGGCATTAGATGGATTGGAGGAAGATAGTGAGCCGGAGCCACTGGAAATTGCGGTAGCGCAGATGTTACCAGTGCAGACGGGATCACTCCCTGTATTTGGTTTGAATGCTTATTGTGATGTACCGGCTACATTGCTGGCTGAAATAAGGATTTGCTCGCGCAGGGGGAGCTATACACCAGATACAAGCCTGGTGTCTTTTGAATTCAATCTCGTACCCGGGAAAAATAACATTCAACTGGCAAATGATTTAGTAATAACAGAAGGACAGTATATATTCGTCTTATTGCATAAGAATCCATTAGTGCGGGTGAGCAGATCTTTTAAAAGAATAACTGGCATTTTATCTGTATTCAATACGATTAACCCGGCGGTATCTAATTATGGCAAGCAGGCTGCACCAGCTGGAATTGGGATAGATAGCTTTGAGTTCTGGGTAGCGCAGCGCCGACCTGCGGGCCAGAATATAGCGTTGTCGTTGGACAGGCCATTGACTGATTTTGGTGCTGAAAATATCCGGAATGGCACAGCAAGACCCACTACGCAGGCAAATGCATGGGTGGCCGCTCTTTCAGATAAAGCACCCACATTAACCTTAACCTGGAATGAGAAGAAACCTGTTAGAAAGCTTATCTTATCATTTGATACAGATTTTGATCATCCGATGGAATCCGTGTTAATGACGCATCCTGAAAATGTGATGGTGTTCTGTGTGAGAGACTATATAATTTATGATGATGCGGGGGAAGCGATATATGAAAAGAAAGGGAATTACCAGACGAGGAATGTAATTATATTTCCGGAGCCAGTGAATACAAGTAGTCTCAGCATCCGGTTCACACATCCTTCGGAACATACGCCGGCGGCAGTTTTTGAAGTGAGGGCTTATTAG
- a CDS encoding glycoside hydrolase family 2 protein, with protein MRLICLLICMPFLLFGQRKNDHSLNSEWRFAADPVKVGEQEHWQDTAFASGSFDKVKVPHCFSTDPRCFFYTGTAWYFKQFTGSVSGDEHVFLRFDAIFYQSKVWLNGVLLGTHEGGYTPFEFDVTTLLKTRNTLAVQVDNSWDTTTIPGAKTYAPYSSAAQRQVFPWINYGGITRPVHLISKPAVHISNTKITATPDGAVHIKAFVRNSGKTPANVKLNVNVLKYKFSSYEVKVAAGASETVELSGTLPAAEINLWSPDAPNLYTAIISCGKDTVQPRFGFRKVELRGTKLLLNGEPIKMGGCNRPLDYPGYGSMDPQEVLAKDLTMIKSAGMELSRISHYPVSEALLEWADEHGLLIIEEAGNWQMTGKQMNDTSMRRKYQSQLREMMERDWNHPCVIAYSVGNEFQSQSEEGKSWVRDMSAYVKTLDNTRLITFASMLLGHEELTKAEDEASQYVDFVSANIYSNHLKVLQHIHQLYPDKPVYVSEFGIRTDAVKSEEERIAHLQKAMEDFRKCDYLIGASVWTFNDYFSRFPGTNPNGYRPWGLVEPDRTPRGMYLAWQEEFAPATIELIKNNGDHANIRITARKDFPAYTMKGYRLTCNGTSYTLNTLHPGESMLIDIPLAGATADITLIKPGGYTIMQKTLK; from the coding sequence ATGAGACTAATATGTTTACTGATATGTATGCCATTCCTGCTCTTTGGGCAGCGAAAAAATGATCATAGCCTGAATAGTGAATGGCGCTTTGCAGCAGACCCTGTAAAGGTGGGCGAACAGGAACATTGGCAGGACACTGCTTTTGCTTCCGGCAGTTTTGATAAAGTCAAAGTGCCTCATTGCTTTTCTACCGACCCCAGGTGCTTTTTCTATACAGGTACGGCCTGGTACTTTAAGCAATTTACAGGTAGTGTGTCCGGAGATGAGCATGTATTTTTACGCTTTGATGCTATATTTTATCAATCAAAAGTATGGCTCAATGGAGTCCTGCTAGGTACGCATGAAGGCGGGTATACGCCCTTTGAATTTGACGTGACCACTTTACTGAAAACACGGAATACACTGGCCGTACAGGTAGATAATAGCTGGGATACAACGACCATTCCGGGAGCTAAGACCTATGCGCCTTATTCTTCTGCAGCACAAAGACAGGTATTTCCCTGGATCAATTATGGGGGCATTACAAGGCCGGTGCATTTAATCAGCAAACCGGCTGTCCATATCAGTAATACAAAAATCACAGCTACGCCGGATGGCGCTGTTCATATAAAAGCCTTTGTCAGAAATAGCGGTAAGACACCCGCAAATGTTAAGTTGAATGTGAATGTGCTGAAATATAAATTTTCATCGTATGAAGTAAAAGTAGCAGCAGGGGCATCGGAAACAGTGGAGCTTTCCGGCACCCTGCCTGCCGCTGAGATCAACCTTTGGTCACCGGACGCACCAAACCTCTACACGGCCATCATTAGCTGTGGTAAGGATACTGTTCAACCCCGCTTTGGATTTCGAAAAGTGGAACTGCGTGGTACAAAACTGTTGCTGAATGGTGAACCAATTAAAATGGGCGGCTGTAACCGGCCACTGGATTATCCAGGTTATGGTTCTATGGATCCGCAGGAAGTGTTAGCAAAAGACCTCACCATGATCAAGAGCGCCGGTATGGAGCTTTCCCGGATCAGTCACTACCCGGTATCAGAAGCCCTGCTGGAATGGGCAGATGAACATGGCCTGCTGATCATTGAAGAGGCGGGCAACTGGCAGATGACAGGAAAGCAAATGAATGATACCAGTATGCGGCGGAAGTATCAATCACAGTTAAGAGAAATGATGGAGCGCGACTGGAACCATCCCTGTGTGATAGCATATAGCGTGGGCAACGAATTTCAGTCACAATCGGAAGAAGGAAAATCCTGGGTACGGGATATGAGTGCTTATGTAAAAACACTGGACAATACAAGACTGATCACCTTTGCAAGCATGCTCTTAGGGCATGAGGAACTGACAAAAGCAGAAGATGAGGCGTCTCAATATGTAGATTTTGTGAGTGCAAATATCTACAGCAATCATTTAAAAGTATTGCAGCATATACACCAGCTCTATCCTGATAAACCGGTTTATGTAAGTGAATTCGGGATCCGCACCGATGCAGTAAAATCAGAAGAAGAACGCATTGCACACCTGCAAAAAGCGATGGAAGATTTCAGGAAATGTGATTACCTGATCGGCGCTTCTGTGTGGACCTTTAACGATTACTTTAGCCGTTTCCCCGGCACAAACCCCAATGGTTACCGGCCCTGGGGCCTGGTAGAACCAGACAGAACACCCCGGGGCATGTACCTTGCCTGGCAGGAAGAATTTGCCCCCGCTACAATTGAACTGATTAAAAACAACGGAGACCATGCTAATATTCGTATCACAGCAAGAAAAGATTTCCCTGCTTATACGATGAAAGGTTACAGGTTAACATGCAATGGTACATCATATACCCTCAATACACTGCATCCTGGAGAGAGCATGCTGATTGACATCCCGCTGGCGGGAGCAACGGCAGACATCACCCTGATCAAACCGGGCGGCTATACCATCATGCAAAAAACACTTAAATAA